The sequence AAAACGGCATCCGCATCGATATGCCATTCCGGATACACAAAAATCAGATCAATCGGCACGAGAGCTTTGAATAGATAAAACCACACGACTCCGCCGGCTCCCAATAACCGCTCAATGGGCGTGACTTTTCTCACGATGGTGTCCACACCGTGCGTTTGAAACCACACATTCAACAGCGTCAACAATCCCCCCAGCAGAAAAAACGGCACGCTCCGCAGCCAATCCCACTTGGAAAGGGGCCGCCGCCACCATGCGATCAAAAGCAACAACGCCGGCAAAACGGCTGCCGAACCTTTGCTGAGCATTCCCAACACGAACAACATCAAACTGAGCAAATACCACGGCCCGGCGCTGGATCGGTCACTTGGGCTTTGCGGCGAATTCAACCGCTTATCAGCTTTCAAAGAGCAGATCGTCGAAAGTAACATGAAGCATAGTGCCAGCAGGTTCTTTAGCTGCGAAATCCAAGCCACCGATTCCACATTAACCGGATGAACGGCAAAAATCAGGGCGGCCAAAAACGCACCGTGGATCGCCAGTCGCCGTAACACAAGCCAAATCAATAGCACGTCAACCATGTGCAGCAGCAAATTAGTCACATGGTAGCCGGT is a genomic window of Pirellulales bacterium containing:
- a CDS encoding glycosyltransferase family 39 protein, coding for MNSPQMRSGNGAVHSQWKILEAGIARWQIPLGVALITALTYAVYWPALSGGFILDDELLTQSKLIKAPDGLYRFWFTTEPTDYWPVTSSAFWLEWRLWGDKPTGYHVTNLLLHMVDVLLIWLVLRRLAIHGAFLAALIFAVHPVNVESVAWISQLKNLLALCFMLLSTICSLKADKRLNSPQSPSDRSSAGPWYLLSLMLFVLGMLSKGSAAVLPALLLLIAWWRRPLSKWDWLRSVPFFLLGGLLTLLNVWFQTHGVDTIVRKVTPIERLLGAGGVVWFYLFKALVPIDLIFVYPEWHIDADAV